A genome region from Leptolyngbya sp. CCY15150 includes the following:
- a CDS encoding FeoA family protein: protein MHSGDDLVHHWLQDVHPSDWERFTYVSDRPPSSSPESDSLDQSSNPYVLSNMEVGDRVQIIGLNCGDATARLRGMGFMPGVALEIVSVLSSGSVIVRLGQQSIGLNALMAGQVQVQPMADGYDATLETYQQTPIRMNDIKPGNSASLLESRIGDRFRVIGYTAAARTYKRKLLAMGLTPGTEFIVTRHAPLGDPTEIEVRHFHLSLRKAEAEALHIERID from the coding sequence ATGCATAGCGGAGATGATTTAGTCCATCATTGGCTACAAGATGTTCATCCCTCAGATTGGGAGAGATTTACCTATGTCAGCGATCGCCCTCCTTCCTCTTCACCCGAGAGTGATTCCCTAGATCAGTCCTCCAACCCCTATGTTTTGTCAAACATGGAGGTTGGCGATCGCGTTCAGATTATTGGACTAAACTGCGGAGACGCCACTGCACGCCTACGAGGCATGGGATTTATGCCCGGGGTGGCGTTAGAGATTGTCAGCGTACTCTCTAGTGGCTCGGTAATCGTTCGCTTAGGTCAGCAAAGTATCGGGCTCAATGCACTGATGGCAGGTCAAGTTCAAGTACAGCCTATGGCAGACGGATACGATGCAACCTTAGAAACCTATCAACAGACACCCATTAGGATGAACGATATTAAGCCTGGAAACAGCGCTAGCCTGCTAGAATCCAGAATTGGCGATCGCTTTCGGGTCATTGGTTACACCGCAGCAGCCCGCACCTATAAACGTAAACTCCTCGCCATGGGCTTAACGCCTGGTACAGAGTTCATCGTCACCCGCCATGCTCCTCTTGGTGATCCTACAGAGATTGAGGTAAGACATTTCCATCTAAGTTTACGTAAAGCAGAAGCAGAAGCATTACATATCGAACGTATTGATTAG
- the feoB gene encoding Fe(2+) transporter permease subunit FeoB gives MPTSSSPSQLQTDLHPVIALVGNPNCGKTTLFNALTGANQRVGNWPGVTVERKEGLYRHQDQSFSIADLPGIYSLDVEDAAIGLDEQVARDYLISNAADLVINIVDASNLERNLYLTTQILEMGLPMVVVLNMMDLAEKRELQIRPHELAQRLGCQVVPICATRHQTLSTLKTTIQDAIAHPAIPSAYVAYPPLIETALSEILSLQDLAHPSTTHRRWLALELLQYEDHHQDTSPDLQRCIVQHRHRIHQVLGDDLDLLIADARYSWIHHIVQQVKTKGQTVQPYLSDRIDRIVLSRALGIPIFLVVMYAMFLISINLGGAFIDFFDIAFGTIFIDGIAHGLTSISAPGWLIGLLADGVGGGIQTTATFIPQIGLLFICLSILEDSGYLARAAFVMDRFMRLVGLPGKSFVPMMVGFGCNIPGIMATRTLESRRDRLMTIMMNPFMSCGARLPVYALFCAAFFPRNGQNIVFMLYLLGILAAVFTGLVLKHTLLKGEISPFIMELPPYHIPTLRGVLIRAWERLRSFIIRAGKMIVIMVVVLGLLNSVGTDGSVGHQDSQTSMLSAVSRTITPVFAPMGIQSENWPATVGIFTGVFAKEVMVGSMDSLYTELASQELGHEEDAPEDFSLWGGLGEAIASIPANLADLGNQILDPVGMNIMDSSTDQTAAAEAQEVHYTTFGQMAQRFGSSTAAIAYLLFVLLYFPCVSATAAVFRETNLGWTIFVGLWTTGLAYWVAVLYYQSMSLAQAPGTAIPWIAGLLAAMGLVILGFKIAGDRLTPTKARS, from the coding sequence ATGCCCACATCCTCCTCACCGTCGCAGCTACAAACAGACCTACATCCAGTTATTGCCTTAGTGGGTAACCCTAATTGCGGCAAAACCACGCTGTTTAATGCTCTGACAGGAGCCAATCAGCGGGTCGGCAACTGGCCGGGCGTCACCGTTGAACGCAAGGAGGGCTTATATCGTCATCAGGATCAATCGTTTTCCATCGCTGACTTACCTGGCATCTATTCGTTAGACGTAGAAGATGCCGCTATTGGGTTAGATGAACAGGTCGCTAGAGATTATTTAATCTCCAACGCCGCAGATCTGGTCATCAACATTGTGGATGCCTCCAACCTAGAACGCAATCTCTATCTGACAACCCAAATTTTAGAGATGGGTCTTCCCATGGTGGTCGTGCTGAATATGATGGATTTAGCAGAAAAGCGAGAGCTACAAATACGCCCCCATGAGTTAGCTCAGCGTCTAGGCTGCCAGGTTGTACCCATTTGTGCCACGCGACATCAAACGCTCTCAACCCTCAAAACAACCATTCAGGATGCGATCGCCCATCCAGCGATTCCCTCTGCCTATGTGGCCTATCCTCCCCTAATTGAAACTGCCCTAAGCGAGATTTTATCCCTGCAAGATTTAGCCCATCCATCAACGACACATCGGCGTTGGCTAGCTCTAGAGCTATTGCAGTATGAGGATCATCATCAAGATACGAGTCCTGATCTGCAGCGCTGTATTGTGCAGCATCGCCATCGAATTCACCAAGTTTTGGGAGACGATCTAGACCTGTTAATTGCTGATGCTCGGTATAGTTGGATTCATCACATAGTTCAACAGGTTAAAACCAAGGGACAGACCGTACAGCCTTATCTATCTGACCGGATTGATCGCATTGTATTAAGTCGTGCCTTGGGCATACCCATCTTTCTGGTGGTTATGTATGCCATGTTTTTGATATCAATTAACCTCGGCGGAGCCTTTATTGACTTTTTTGATATTGCATTTGGTACCATTTTCATTGATGGCATTGCCCATGGTTTGACATCCATTAGCGCTCCCGGTTGGCTCATCGGACTCTTGGCTGATGGCGTTGGAGGCGGTATTCAAACCACGGCAACTTTCATTCCGCAAATTGGTTTGTTGTTTATTTGCTTATCCATTTTAGAAGACTCTGGCTACCTTGCTAGGGCAGCGTTTGTCATGGATCGCTTCATGCGGCTTGTGGGATTGCCTGGCAAGTCTTTTGTGCCCATGATGGTGGGGTTTGGGTGTAACATCCCTGGAATTATGGCCACCCGCACCCTAGAAAGCCGACGCGATCGCTTAATGACGATCATGATGAATCCGTTCATGTCCTGCGGCGCTCGGTTACCTGTCTATGCTTTATTTTGTGCCGCCTTCTTTCCTAGAAATGGACAGAATATTGTTTTCATGTTGTATCTACTAGGGATTCTAGCTGCGGTATTCACCGGCCTGGTGCTCAAGCATACTCTACTCAAGGGTGAGATTTCTCCCTTTATCATGGAGCTACCGCCCTATCATATTCCTACCCTGCGTGGCGTATTGATTCGAGCCTGGGAGCGCCTGAGATCCTTTATTATCCGAGCCGGCAAGATGATTGTGATCATGGTTGTGGTATTGGGTCTGCTTAACTCGGTGGGCACCGACGGATCCGTTGGTCACCAAGATAGTCAGACATCCATGCTCAGTGCTGTCAGCCGTACCATTACTCCAGTTTTTGCGCCCATGGGCATCCAATCTGAAAACTGGCCAGCCACCGTCGGGATTTTTACGGGAGTCTTTGCGAAGGAGGTGATGGTGGGCAGCATGGATTCTTTGTATACGGAGCTGGCGAGTCAGGAATTAGGTCATGAAGAAGACGCTCCTGAGGACTTTAGTTTATGGGGTGGTCTAGGAGAAGCGATCGCTAGTATTCCAGCCAATCTGGCAGATCTCGGCAATCAGATCCTAGATCCAGTCGGCATGAACATTATGGATAGCTCGACCGACCAAACGGCAGCCGCCGAAGCTCAAGAGGTTCACTACACCACCTTCGGACAGATGGCCCAGCGGTTTGGCAGTTCTACAGCCGCGATCGCTTACCTATTGTTTGTCTTACTGTACTTCCCCTGTGTTTCGGCAACTGCGGCGGTGTTCCGTGAAACGAATCTGGGCTGGACTATCTTTGTTGGGCTCTGGACAACTGGACTTGCCTACTGGGTGGCAGTCTTGTATTACCAAAGCATGTCGTTAGCGCAAGCACCTGGTACAGCAATTCCTTGGATTGCCGGTCTGCTGGCTGCGATGGGCTTGGTCATCCTAGGGTTCAAGATAGCAGGCGATCGCCTAACCCCCACCAAGGCTCGTTCCTAA
- a CDS encoding FeoC-like transcriptional regulator: MLLTELQRYLHQHPRSSLQELSENLQVDADALRGMLSHLIRKGRVHQLKTKPCTHCSSCNPETLEFYEWIGR, encoded by the coding sequence ATGCTTTTAACTGAACTACAGCGCTATCTACACCAGCATCCGCGCTCATCGTTACAGGAACTGTCCGAGAATTTACAGGTGGATGCAGATGCATTACGAGGAATGCTGAGTCATCTGATTCGCAAAGGCCGCGTGCATCAACTCAAGACTAAACCCTGCACCCACTGCAGCAGTTGCAACCCAGAAACCCTAGAATTCTATGAATGGATCGGCCGCTAA
- a CDS encoding permease, protein MTVTPLTRMYRQMKHLDVVLGAIALLILGLLAIVPSQAIASVEFMVSSLWSVAPFLLISVAIAAYSQATGADALIAKAFQGRVVTMVPIAAVIGALSPFCSCGVIPLIAALLSMGVPTAAVMAFWLSSPLMDPSMFFLTAGTLGMPFAIAKTLAALGMGLLGGWGIWALMRIKPLTPALQNPLRSGVGNGGCVGSKIRNPKPVMWRFWSDPERQKRFGNGIRNSAIFLGKWLALAFLLESLMVAYVPDGWIGAIAGDGGLGSVITATAVGIPAYLNGYAALPLVGRLIQQGMNPGAGMAFLLAGGATSIPAMMAVFALARRPVFFAYLSFAIIGSVLFGSLYGVISGF, encoded by the coding sequence ATGACCGTAACGCCCTTGACCCGCATGTATCGCCAGATGAAACACCTAGATGTTGTGCTGGGGGCGATCGCCCTGCTGATTCTAGGATTGCTAGCCATCGTGCCATCCCAGGCGATCGCTAGCGTGGAGTTTATGGTCAGCAGTTTATGGTCGGTTGCGCCCTTCCTGCTGATCTCCGTGGCGATCGCTGCCTATAGCCAGGCCACGGGAGCCGATGCCCTGATTGCCAAAGCGTTTCAGGGACGGGTGGTGACCATGGTGCCGATTGCTGCCGTGATTGGGGCTCTGTCCCCCTTTTGCTCCTGCGGTGTGATTCCCCTCATTGCCGCGCTGCTGTCTATGGGCGTGCCGACAGCGGCGGTGATGGCCTTTTGGCTCTCCTCACCCCTGATGGATCCTTCCATGTTCTTTCTGACGGCGGGGACGTTGGGAATGCCGTTTGCGATCGCCAAAACTCTGGCAGCTTTGGGGATGGGACTACTAGGCGGTTGGGGTATTTGGGCGCTGATGCGAATCAAACCCTTAACCCCAGCCCTACAAAATCCGCTACGATCCGGTGTGGGCAATGGCGGCTGTGTGGGCAGCAAGATCCGCAATCCCAAGCCGGTCATGTGGCGGTTTTGGTCGGATCCTGAGCGGCAGAAACGGTTTGGAAATGGCATCCGTAACAGTGCTATTTTCCTCGGAAAATGGTTGGCTCTAGCGTTTTTGCTCGAAAGTCTCATGGTGGCCTATGTGCCGGATGGATGGATCGGAGCGATCGCTGGCGATGGAGGCCTAGGCTCCGTGATCACCGCCACTGCTGTGGGTATTCCTGCTTATCTCAACGGCTATGCGGCTCTGCCCTTAGTGGGGCGACTGATTCAGCAAGGCATGAACCCCGGTGCAGGTATGGCATTCTTATTAGCCGGAGGTGCTACATCCATTCCCGCGATGATGGCTGTTTTTGCCTTGGCCCGTCGTCCTGTCTTCTTTGCTTATCTAAGCTTTGCCATAATAGGATCAGTACTTTTTGGTTCGCTCTATGGCGTGATCAGCGGATTTTAG
- a CDS encoding metalloregulator ArsR/SmtB family transcription factor — METKSGSLSTTDIAATFAALGQPSRLNIVRLLLSAHPQGLPAGEIQRELEITASTLSHHLEKLRQVGVVTATKDRQWIWYAVQPQVLKQLIDFLFEECCTRNHVVELDD, encoded by the coding sequence ATGGAAACCAAGTCCGGCTCACTGTCCACGACCGATATCGCGGCCACCTTTGCAGCCCTGGGGCAACCCTCGCGGCTGAATATTGTGCGGCTGTTGCTATCTGCCCACCCTCAAGGATTGCCTGCCGGCGAGATCCAGCGAGAGTTGGAGATTACCGCCTCTACCCTGTCGCACCATCTTGAAAAACTACGGCAGGTGGGTGTGGTAACCGCCACCAAGGATCGGCAGTGGATTTGGTATGCCGTGCAGCCTCAGGTGCTCAAGCAACTGATCGATTTCTTATTTGAGGAATGCTGTACGCGTAACCATGTTGTGGAGTTAGATGACTAA
- a CDS encoding ATP-binding protein, which yields MPIYPATKIVKDRRDYNTWVATETLEDYALRFAPTSFRKWSELLVANTANGGLSFLALEAIGGSLAIRYGFVNSCWAIAVVGMIIFLTGLPIAYYAARYNVDIDLLTRGAGFGYIGSTMTSLIYASFTFIFFAIEAAIMAQALELYLHLPLPVGYIICSVSIIPLVFFGMTLLNQLQLWTQPIWLILILLPYACVLYKEPSAFTNWTHFTGQLRASTFDPLLFGSAATVSFALIVQIGEQVDFLRFLPDKQDSNRRAWWLAVLMSGPGWIVIGCLKQLGGAFLASLAIAHGVSFAKAHEPTQMYLVGFEYVFSNPDVVLAVTILFVILSQVKINVTNAYAGSLAWSNFFSRLTHSHPGRVVWLVFNVAIALVLMEFGIFSTLEVVLGLYANVAIAWVGALVADLVINKPLGLSPRHIEFKRAHLYNFNPVGCGSALIASLVSIAAFVGAFGPEAKAFASFIALGLSLLLSPAIALLTRGKYYLAREDSYETTGQPINCCICEQEYEPQDMSFCPVYADAICSLCCSLDMRCHDVCKTPFVQLSDQLERAQPAVSNPDEALRLEERDRQSPSPSPPIHLPDQTLLGRFLQTKLSPQLGMKLLKYLAIFLVLSVLVGSILGLVYYQQVMSDPTLSPSTVQRLTSTLIEVAATFWVLIGIGAWWLVLTEESRQLAQDELDKQNLQLQQEVQERQLAEVQLQEKAQQLEQTLRNLQQAEAQLIQTEKMAALGGLVAGIAHEINTPIGIGVTAASFLMEKTTAFADAFKNGTMKRSDLQKFIDIAEQSSGMTLTNLNRAAQLIQSFKQVAVDQSSESKRVFHLVVYLEEILLQLSPKLALTPHRVDVKGDRHLSLHSYPGAFSQIVTNLVINSLLHAYGPDDQGHICLTVVQTERGIVLDYTDDGYGIPPENLGKIFEPFFTTKRGQGGSGLGLHIVYNLVTQKLGGTIQCESQLAVGTTFRIELPNPSTQP from the coding sequence ATGCCCATTTATCCAGCTACCAAAATTGTCAAAGATCGGCGGGACTACAATACTTGGGTGGCCACTGAAACCCTAGAAGACTATGCCCTCCGCTTTGCGCCCACCTCATTTCGGAAATGGTCAGAACTCTTAGTTGCGAATACGGCCAATGGTGGTCTCTCCTTTTTGGCCTTGGAAGCTATTGGCGGATCGTTGGCCATTCGCTATGGGTTCGTCAACTCATGTTGGGCGATCGCTGTCGTCGGCATGATCATTTTCCTTACCGGCCTCCCGATCGCTTATTATGCCGCTCGATACAACGTAGATATTGATTTGCTCACCCGAGGAGCAGGTTTTGGCTATATCGGGTCAACGATGACCTCCTTGATCTATGCCTCGTTTACCTTTATCTTCTTTGCCATCGAAGCTGCCATCATGGCCCAGGCTCTAGAACTCTATCTTCATCTACCGTTGCCTGTTGGCTACATTATCTGTTCTGTCTCGATTATCCCCTTAGTCTTTTTCGGCATGACGCTGCTCAATCAACTGCAGCTATGGACTCAGCCCATTTGGTTGATTCTCATCCTATTGCCCTATGCCTGCGTGTTGTATAAGGAACCCAGTGCCTTTACCAACTGGACACATTTTACAGGGCAACTGAGAGCATCCACCTTTGATCCCCTACTCTTTGGATCTGCGGCTACCGTATCGTTTGCATTAATTGTGCAGATTGGTGAACAGGTTGACTTTTTGCGATTTCTGCCAGATAAGCAGGATAGTAATCGACGCGCTTGGTGGCTAGCCGTGCTCATGTCTGGCCCAGGCTGGATCGTGATTGGCTGTCTGAAACAGTTAGGAGGAGCATTCCTGGCTTCGTTGGCGATCGCCCATGGCGTCAGTTTTGCCAAAGCTCATGAACCTACTCAAATGTATCTTGTTGGGTTTGAGTATGTGTTTTCCAATCCAGACGTGGTGTTAGCCGTCACCATTCTATTTGTCATCCTTTCCCAGGTCAAAATTAATGTTACCAATGCCTATGCTGGTTCCTTAGCTTGGTCTAACTTTTTCTCGCGACTGACCCATAGCCATCCTGGACGCGTCGTGTGGCTGGTGTTTAATGTGGCGATCGCCCTTGTCCTTATGGAGTTCGGTATCTTTTCAACCCTAGAGGTCGTCTTGGGGCTCTATGCCAACGTGGCGATCGCTTGGGTGGGGGCCTTGGTTGCCGATTTGGTGATTAATAAGCCCCTAGGCTTAAGTCCGCGCCACATCGAGTTTAAGCGCGCCCATCTTTATAACTTTAATCCTGTGGGCTGTGGATCGGCCCTGATTGCTTCCCTCGTCTCGATCGCCGCCTTTGTGGGCGCTTTTGGCCCAGAAGCTAAGGCCTTTGCGTCATTCATTGCCCTGGGTTTATCCTTGCTGCTGTCGCCAGCGATCGCCCTCCTCACCCGTGGTAAGTATTATTTAGCCCGAGAGGATAGCTATGAAACCACTGGACAGCCCATCAATTGCTGTATCTGTGAGCAAGAGTATGAGCCCCAGGATATGTCGTTTTGTCCCGTCTATGCTGATGCCATCTGTTCTCTCTGCTGTAGTTTAGATATGCGCTGTCATGACGTGTGTAAAACCCCATTTGTTCAGTTGTCTGACCAGCTTGAACGCGCACAACCCGCTGTGTCAAACCCGGATGAGGCACTGAGGCTGGAGGAACGCGATCGCCAATCACCCTCACCCTCTCCCCCCATTCATCTCCCGGATCAGACCCTCCTCGGACGCTTTCTTCAGACTAAGCTATCGCCCCAGTTGGGCATGAAATTACTGAAATACCTAGCCATATTTCTGGTATTATCTGTCTTGGTGGGAAGTATTTTAGGACTGGTGTACTATCAGCAGGTGATGAGCGATCCAACCCTCTCACCCAGCACCGTGCAGCGTCTCACCTCAACCTTGATTGAAGTTGCGGCTACCTTTTGGGTGCTCATTGGCATTGGCGCATGGTGGTTAGTGCTGACTGAAGAAAGTCGGCAGCTTGCCCAAGACGAGCTAGATAAGCAAAACCTTCAGCTTCAGCAAGAAGTACAGGAGCGTCAGTTGGCAGAAGTACAGCTACAGGAAAAAGCCCAGCAGCTCGAACAAACCCTGCGGAATTTGCAGCAAGCCGAAGCCCAACTGATTCAGACTGAGAAAATGGCCGCCTTGGGAGGGTTGGTGGCAGGGATTGCCCATGAAATTAACACCCCGATTGGGATTGGGGTCACGGCGGCGTCATTTTTGATGGAAAAAACAACGGCCTTTGCCGACGCCTTTAAGAACGGCACCATGAAGCGATCGGATCTGCAAAAGTTTATCGATATTGCCGAACAAAGTAGCGGCATGACCTTGACCAATCTCAATCGTGCTGCCCAGCTCATCCAGAGCTTTAAGCAGGTGGCGGTGGATCAATCCAGCGAATCGAAGCGCGTCTTTCACCTGGTTGTTTATCTAGAAGAGATTTTGCTACAGCTTAGTCCTAAACTCGCCCTCACGCCCCATCGCGTTGACGTCAAGGGCGATCGCCATCTGAGTCTCCATAGCTATCCGGGAGCATTTTCCCAAATTGTGACTAATTTGGTGATCAATTCCCTCCTCCATGCCTATGGGCCGGATGACCAAGGGCATATTTGTTTAACCGTTGTGCAAACAGAACGCGGTATTGTATTGGACTATACAGATGACGGCTATGGGATTCCGCCCGAGAATTTGGGCAAAATATTTGAACCCTTCTTCACCACAAAACGAGGTCAGGGCGGCAGCGGTTTGGGGCTACATATCGTGTACAATCTCGTGACTCAAAAGTTAGGTGGCACCATTCAATGTGAAAGTCAACTGGCGGTTGGTACAACCTTTCGCATTGAGTTGCCTAACCCATCCACTCAACCTTAG
- a CDS encoding response regulator transcription factor: MSKKAYDALTGAQQDELMYDLEDDELQFAEETELQSPEKSWKILIVDDEAEVHHVTKLALADVTFENRSLAFMSAYSGEEAKQVIRAHPDTAIIFLDVVMETENAGLDVIQFVREELENSAVRIILRTGQPGQAPETVVSVNYGIDEYRTKTELTSQKLFITVVTALRTFSILMQEREKIQQLERSLRLFQHVQLQPEQREKIETLGQLVTEVTQDIINSPSGGALSMMSKLTRLARVVLRITDEQSAKLGLSQSKLSVLMYLNSEPDFCSSPSLLAKHCGISRAAMTGLLDGLEQDHYIERDSHPSDRRALMVKLTPKGQQFFDWIALEEGAQLSTLMDALDDTERQKLFDLATHALKLVEKKTEQADP; this comes from the coding sequence ATGTCCAAAAAAGCGTATGATGCCTTGACTGGTGCCCAACAGGATGAGCTTATGTATGATCTTGAGGATGATGAACTTCAATTTGCCGAAGAAACAGAATTACAATCGCCAGAAAAGAGCTGGAAGATCTTGATTGTGGATGACGAGGCGGAGGTGCACCACGTCACCAAACTAGCCCTCGCAGATGTCACCTTTGAGAATCGCTCTCTCGCGTTTATGAGTGCCTATTCTGGGGAAGAAGCAAAGCAGGTGATTCGTGCCCATCCCGATACGGCGATCATCTTTTTGGATGTGGTCATGGAAACGGAAAACGCCGGCTTAGACGTCATTCAGTTTGTACGCGAGGAGTTAGAAAACTCGGCGGTGCGGATTATTCTACGCACTGGACAGCCCGGCCAAGCGCCGGAAACGGTGGTGTCGGTAAATTATGGTATCGACGAATACAGAACCAAAACAGAACTTACATCACAAAAGCTATTTATTACCGTGGTGACGGCCTTAAGAACCTTTTCCATCTTGATGCAAGAACGCGAGAAAATACAGCAGCTAGAGCGATCGCTGCGTCTATTCCAGCATGTTCAGCTCCAGCCCGAGCAGCGGGAGAAAATTGAAACTCTCGGTCAACTGGTCACTGAGGTCACCCAAGATATCATCAATTCCCCCAGCGGCGGAGCCCTATCGATGATGTCTAAACTAACGCGGCTAGCGCGAGTTGTGCTGCGAATTACGGATGAGCAATCGGCGAAACTTGGTTTGTCTCAAAGTAAACTATCGGTGCTCATGTATCTCAATAGTGAGCCAGACTTTTGTTCTAGTCCATCCTTGCTGGCGAAACACTGCGGCATTTCCCGAGCTGCCATGACGGGTTTGCTAGACGGCTTGGAGCAAGATCACTATATTGAGCGCGATAGTCATCCATCGGATCGCCGCGCCTTGATGGTCAAACTCACCCCGAAGGGACAACAGTTTTTCGATTGGATTGCTCTAGAGGAGGGGGCTCAACTATCTACGCTCATGGATGCCCTCGATGATACTGAACGGCAGAAACTATTTGATCTCGCTACCCACGCACTCAAACTTGTTGAAAAGAAAACCGAGCAGGCTGATCCATAA
- a CDS encoding ABC transporter ATP-binding protein translates to MNKLSTMPCSTVQIEARNLTLAYGRTTIIHQVSLAIPPGQITVLVGANGCGKSTLLKGLGRLLKPCTGQVYLNNKPLASQSTKAIARHIALLSQNPVAPEGLTVRELVAQGRYPHQTWLQQWSIQDEQAVDDALQITDLEDLCDRPLDTLSGGQRQRAWIAMVLAQDTDILLLDEPTTFLDLAHQVEVLDLLYDLYQSQGRTIVLVLHDLNQACRYGHHVVAIKEGKIYAQGAPSVVMTATMVQDVFGLKSKIIADPVAGTPMCIPIARSL, encoded by the coding sequence ATGAACAAGCTGAGTACCATGCCATGCTCAACGGTGCAGATCGAGGCAAGAAATCTAACCTTAGCCTATGGTCGAACGACTATTATTCATCAGGTTAGCTTAGCCATTCCCCCTGGACAAATTACGGTTTTAGTTGGGGCTAACGGCTGTGGCAAGTCAACGCTGCTCAAAGGGCTAGGACGATTGCTAAAACCCTGCACGGGGCAAGTGTATTTAAATAATAAACCCCTAGCCTCTCAGTCAACCAAGGCGATCGCTCGCCATATTGCTCTCCTCTCCCAAAATCCAGTAGCTCCAGAAGGACTAACGGTTCGTGAACTAGTGGCTCAAGGGCGCTATCCACACCAAACTTGGCTGCAGCAATGGTCTATCCAGGATGAGCAGGCCGTAGATGATGCTTTGCAGATTACCGATCTGGAAGATTTGTGCGATCGCCCTCTGGACACACTATCGGGAGGGCAACGCCAGCGGGCCTGGATCGCCATGGTTCTTGCTCAAGATACGGATATTTTACTCCTGGATGAACCCACGACATTTCTTGACCTGGCTCACCAAGTAGAGGTTTTGGATCTCCTCTACGATTTGTATCAATCCCAAGGACGAACCATTGTTTTGGTGCTCCATGATCTAAATCAAGCCTGTCGTTATGGTCACCATGTAGTAGCTATCAAAGAGGGTAAGATCTACGCCCAAGGTGCTCCCTCGGTGGTCATGACTGCAACCATGGTGCAGGATGTGTTTGGCTTAAAAAGCAAAATTATTGCCGATCCTGTCGCTGGAACACCGATGTGTATTCCTATAGCGCGATCGCTGTAG
- a CDS encoding iron ABC transporter permease yields the protein MTHPHQTSAVRSPQWLILRSRFLPLSFRIKAQVPAVVLGLGGLVVALLVISVAHGEYPVPPLEVVRAILGGQTQNPDYLFVVNSLRLPRVLTALLAGMGLAIAGTITQGLLRNPLASPDIIGINNGAALAAVICIIVVPSVPTAILPIAAFSGGLMVAGLVYGLSWNSGTSPIRLVLVGIGFSLMTGAITNILITFGNLNQVSQALIWLTGSVYGRTWDQVWALAPWLMVSLPIVLLMARDLNGLNLGDDTARGLGIALEWRRGILLLVAVLLSGASVATAGTIGFVGFIAPHISRQLVGPSHEGVILVSAVVGACLVMAADLLGRSIFAPIELPCGLITSLLGAPYFLMLMMKQRPSVGGV from the coding sequence ATGACCCATCCCCACCAGACTTCTGCCGTGCGATCGCCCCAATGGCTCATCCTTCGCAGCCGCTTTCTTCCCCTTTCATTTCGGATTAAAGCCCAAGTTCCTGCGGTTGTCCTGGGTCTTGGAGGGCTTGTTGTGGCGCTGTTGGTGATCTCAGTCGCCCATGGTGAATACCCAGTACCACCCCTTGAGGTTGTTCGGGCTATCCTGGGAGGCCAAACCCAGAATCCAGACTATCTATTTGTGGTCAACAGCCTACGCCTTCCTCGGGTGCTCACTGCTTTGCTGGCAGGTATGGGGTTAGCGATCGCCGGCACGATTACCCAGGGACTATTACGCAATCCCCTCGCGTCGCCAGATATCATTGGCATTAACAACGGTGCCGCATTGGCAGCCGTAATATGTATCATTGTCGTGCCTAGCGTACCCACCGCTATCTTACCCATCGCGGCCTTTAGTGGCGGCTTGATGGTAGCAGGATTGGTTTACGGACTATCCTGGAATAGCGGAACTTCGCCCATCCGTCTTGTTTTAGTTGGCATTGGCTTCTCGCTGATGACCGGAGCCATCACCAACATTTTGATCACCTTTGGCAACCTCAACCAAGTCTCCCAAGCCCTCATCTGGCTAACGGGCAGTGTCTATGGACGCACCTGGGATCAAGTATGGGCCCTAGCGCCGTGGCTGATGGTTAGTTTACCGATAGTGCTGCTAATGGCCCGCGACCTTAATGGTCTTAATTTGGGTGATGATACGGCCCGTGGGTTGGGAATTGCCCTAGAGTGGCGACGAGGTATATTACTTCTAGTGGCTGTTCTATTATCTGGAGCATCGGTCGCTACAGCCGGTACGATTGGCTTTGTTGGATTTATTGCCCCCCATATTTCCCGCCAATTAGTCGGGCCTAGCCATGAGGGGGTTATTTTAGTCTCAGCCGTTGTGGGTGCCTGCTTGGTGATGGCTGCTGATTTGCTGGGGCGGAGTATCTTTGCCCCTATCGAGCTACCCTGTGGTTTGATTACATCATTACTAGGAGCGCCTTATTTTCTCATGTTAATGATGAAACAACGTCCATCAGTGGGAGGAGTTTAG